A single region of the Drosophila miranda strain MSH22 chromosome 2, D.miranda_PacBio2.1, whole genome shotgun sequence genome encodes:
- the LOC108156756 gene encoding tubby-related protein 4 isoform X1, which yields MHLHFERNINTKCDCTILSLSWMGKVPDDIPEDEGWKLNRTNYYQEGWLATGNVRGIVGVTFTTSHCRKNMDYPLRTNYNLRGHRSDVILVKWNEPYQKLASCDSSGIIFVWIKYEGRWSIELINDRNTPVTHFSWSHDGRMALICYQDGFVLVGSVAGQRYWSSMLNLESTITCGIWTPDDQQVYFGTTQGQVIVMDVHGAMVSQVQLSNDVPITSMAWSCEKFKMEEGEEAEPGVTNAAKRSFVLAVSFQNGYIYLLKSFDDVSPAHINTCLNGALGMVMEWSNSRELLAVAGTLRTGMDGHGLKPSEDPTTPASYTNLVKFYTETGACLYQAHIPCNSAPVSAITWGHNDKRLFIATGTQVHIAWVSRRVASLQLLCRLEIQASVGSETLLPLLPLPSRIKSLIGNLFAQTIRCCVPDLKSLRDFVSRPPLCSTRLHCTMIRHDDDSNLSSGTCYTLYLEYLGGLVPLLKGKRTSKIRPEFVIFDPQVNDASLYFQYSAEAKSSSGSSQSTTTGNSGRTDSSDSDFEERSSRFGSPRTPRKKRVRPKRRNQAGERVGTAGGGGAAAGGNDPDSLDELAYVDTLPEQEVKLVEVTSNIWGTKFKIHGLAKTVPANLGQVTYKTSLLHLQPRQMTLVITELRDDFPPGPDPSFNPNIFSEDEDEQQQQHQQHHHEAVPQVNVTTPQDVATALKPPMMPQRRLLEGASAPLIAPMSPRPNRILARHKNSLTVNGGGGGERGSNAGLSPLARAESYDDDSSNDSQEAGAAAAAAACQSTTVLLHQAPSSNGSGPSSSSNGSGNGSGSGKNLTRPKTISSFKNSYSRSSSNSSCQSRHAISPLYCDGAVPTLQSPKNAVAPSDIIFERPAVPGAGQTTLMSYSSNADYANNVVQVKNALMSEPVRSANSHVNPVPLNLNLNLERMDARQVKCMAPHASASTSTSKRRDMLYIDEETQSPTPTTSSSSMKRTPTVVSIAPAMPDSITRSCSVGYLDSVAITPSDEALSALRKEAPNKRLVLVDKRRNRRKRQQQEDARRHKLQQTGKSKSLDSCDLLSLQTKLSSKEHELVVKKLQEISDSSACSSAANTLCFKCRNNMNPSSACKRCQPTSNAVLDEITAVVSVEAPAKEAPPATQPLTATQPKPATKKRFDVITSFTDSPLFTRKHRFGYGRSKDGAGTENSTPVLGRKQDNTFSFVKQLSEVRWRRKEPPPQGQVNGSSNASTLERQQQLETTGAAACGAVEATPVEAKASVSLHTQALTTLENIISRLRDLDEGRLTPPSTPQRLPRSSPASPAASKKNKRQQSNSPIRHILNSPLLNRRQRKKPSIIESSDDEGNQTNGSGAEESSNNGGGNGKQYRDLETFQKAQLRQKSSYPQLKRGKIEPNGSASCANPAPVRREFVMHNKAPMWNEMSQVYQLDFGGRVTQESAKNFQIEFRGKQVMQFGRIDGNAYTLDFQYPFSALQAFAVALANVTQRLK from the exons GATGAGGGCTGGAAGCTAAATCGCACCAACTACTACCAGGAGGGATGGCTGGCCACGGGCAATGTGCGCGGCATTGTGGGCGTCACCTTTACCACCTCCCATTGCCGCAAGAACATGGACTATCCGCTTCGGACCAACTACAATCTGCGCGGCCATCGATCGGAT GTCATCCTGGTCAAATGGAACGAGCCGTACCAGAAGCTGGCCTCCTGCGACAGCTCGGGCATCATCTTTGTGTGGATAAAGTACGAGGGCCGATGGTCCATTGAGCTGATCAACGATCGGAACACGCCAGTGACACATTTCTCCTGGTCGCACGACGGACGGATGGCCCTCATCTGCTACCAGGATGGCTTCGTTCTGGTGGGCTCTGTGGCGGGACAGCGCTATTGGTCCTCCATGCTGAACCTGGAGTCGACCATCACCTGCGGCATTTGGACGCCCGACGATCAGCAGGTGTATTTCGGCACCACCCAGGGCCAGGTGATCGTCATGGATGTCCATGGGGCGATGGTGTCGCAGGTGCAGCTCTCCAACGATGTGCCCATCACCTCGATGGCCTGGTCCTGCGAGAAGTTCAAAATGGAGGAGGGCGAAGAAGCAGAACCCGGCGTGACTAATGCGG CCAAACGCTCGTTTGTGCTGGCTGTTAGCTTCCAGAATGGATATATCTATCTGTTGAAGTCATTCGACGACGTCTCACCCGCACATATCAACACTTGCCTCAACGGCGCCCTCGGCATGGTCATGGAGTGGAGCAATTCCCGCGAACTGCTCGCCGTGGCTGGGACCCTGCGCACCGGGATGGATGGCCATGGCCTGAAGCCATCGGAGGACCCGACCACGCCCGCCAGCTACACGAATCTGGTCAAGTTCTACACGGAGACGGGGGCGTGTCTGTATCAGGCGCATATACCCTGCAACAGTGCCCCGGTGTCGGCCATTACGTGGGGCCACAACGACAAGCGTCTGTTTATTGCCACGGGAACGCAGGTGCACATTGCCTGGGTGTCGCGGCGGGTGGCCTCGCTGCAGTTGCTCTGCCGCCTGGAGATTCAGGCCAGCGTGGGCTCCGAGacgctgctgccactgctgccgtTGCCTTCTAGGATTAAGTCTCTAATTGGCAATCTGTTTGCTCAAACGATACGA TGCTGTGTACCTGATCTGAAGTCGCTGCGCGATTTTGTATCGCGACCACCGCTCTGCTCCACGCGACTCCACTGCACCATGATCCGGCACGACGATGACTCCAATCTGAGCTCGGGCACCTGCTACACGCTCTACCTGGAGTATCTGGGGGGTCTGGTGCCGCTGCTCAAGGGCAAGCGCACCTCAAAGATACGCCCGGAGTTTGTCATATTCGATCCACAAGTGAATG ATGCTTCTTTGTACTTTCAATACTCCGCGGAGGCCAAGAGCTCGTCGGGCTCCAGTCAGTCCACCACAACGGGCAACAGCGGACGCACCGACTCCTCGGACAGTGACTTCGAGGAGCGATCATCGCGCTTTGGTTCGCCCAGGACGCCGCGCAAGAAGCGAGTGCGGCCCAAGCGTCGCAACCAAGCGGGCGAGCGTGTGGGCAcagcaggaggaggcggagcagcagcaggaggcaaTGATCCGGACAGCCTGGACGAGCTGGCCTACGTGGACACACTGCCGGAG CAGGAAGTCAAGCTGGTGGAGGTGACCTCCAACATTTGGGGAACGAAATTCAAGATCCATGGACTTGCCAAAACCGTCCCAGCCAATTTAGGCCAAGTAACATATAAGACGTCCCTTCTGCATTTGCAGCCGCGTCAGATGACGCTGGTGATCACCGAGCTACGCGACGATTTTCCACCTGGTCCCGATCCCAGCTTCAATCCCAACATCTTCTCCGAGGACGAagacgagcagcagcagcagcaccagcagcaccaccacgaGGCAGTGCCGCAGGTGAATGTGACCACGCCCCAAGATGTGGCGACCGCCCTAAAGCCGCCGATGATGCCACAGCGACGCCTGCTGGAGGGTGCGTCTGCCCCACTGATTGCACCCATGTCGCCACGCCCCAATCGAATACTGGCGCGGCACAAGAACTCGCTGACGGTGAACGGCGGAGGAGGCGGGGAACGAGGCTCAAACGCGGGACTCAGTCCGTTGGCGCGGGCCGAGAGCTACGATGATGATTCATCCAATGACTCGCAGGAAGCAggagccgctgctgctgccgccgcctgCCAGTCCACCACCGTGCTGCTGCATCAGGCACCCTCCTCCAATGGCTCGgggcccagcagcagcagcaacggcagcggcaacggcagcggcagcggcaagaATCTAACACGTCCAAAGACCATAAGCAGCTTCAAGAACAGCTACAGCCGCTCCAGCTCCAATTCCAGCTGCCAGTCGCGGCACGCCATCTCGCCGCTCTACTGCGACGGGGCTGTGCCCACGCTCCAGTCGCCCAAGAACGCGGTGGCACCCTCGGACATTATTTTCGAGAGGCCTGCAGTGCCGGGCGCCGGGCAGACCACCCTGATGTCCTACTCGAGCAATGCGGACTATGCCAACAATGTGGTTCAGGTGAAGAATGCTCTGATGTCGGAACCCGTGCGCTCAGCCAATAGCCACGTGAACCCCGTGCCCCTcaatctgaatctgaatctggaGCGCATGGATGCGAGGCAGGTCAAGTGCATGGCGCCGCATGCatccgcatccacatccacatcgaAGCGACGTGATATGCTATACATCGACGAGGAGACCCAGTCCCCGACACCCAccacgagcagcagcagcatgaaGCGGACGCCCACGGTGGTTTCCATAGCGCCCGCAATGCCCGACTCCATTACGCGCAGCTGCAGCGTTGGCTACCTGGACTCCGTGGCCATCACGCCCTCCGACGAGGCACTGTCCGCCCTGCGCAAGGAGGCGCCCAACAAGCGTCTGGTGCTGGTGGACAAGCGACGCAACCGCCggaagcggcagcagcaggaagatGCGCGACGGCACAAACTGCAGCAGACGGGCAAGTCCAAGAGCTTGGACTCGTGCGATCTGCTGTCGCTGCAAACGAAACTGTCCAGCAAGGAGCACGAGCTGGTGGTGAAGAAACTCCAGGAGATCtccgacagcagtgcctgcaGCAGTGCAGCCAACACGCTCTGCTTCAAGTGCCGCAACAACATGAACCCCAGCAGCGCCTGCAAGCGGTGCCAGCCCACGTCCAACGCTGTGCTCGACGAGATCACGGCTGTGGTCAGCGTGGAGGCACCCGCGAAAGAGGCACCGCCTGCCACACAGCCACTCACAGCCACACAGCCAAAGCCCGCGACCAAGAAACGCTTCGATGTCATCACCAGCTTCACGGACTCTCCGCTCTTCACGCGAAAGCATCGCTTCGGCTACGGGCGCAGCAAAGATGGTGCCGGGACAGAAAACTCCACCCCAGTGTTGGGACGAAAGCAGGATAACACTTTCAGCTTTGTCAAGCAGCTGTCCGAGGTGCGCTGGCGTCGCAAGGAGCCACCGCCACAGGGGCAGGTGAATGGATCCAGCAATGCCAGCACCTTggagaggcagcagcagctagaAACAACTGGAGCCGCCGCCTGCGGTGCCGTAGAGGCCACGCCCGTGGAAGCCAAGGCATCTGTGTCGCTGCACACCCAG GCTCTTACAACTTTGGAGAACATAATCAGCCGCCTGCGGGATCTGGACGAGGGTCGTTTGACGCCACCCTCGACGCCACAGCGTCTGCCACGCAGCTCTCCGGCCTCGCCGGCGGCCAGCAAGAAGAACAAGCGCCAGCAGAGCAATTCCCCCATACGCCACATTCTCAACTCTCCGCTGCTCAATCGCAGGCAGCGCAAGAAGCCGAGCATCATCGAGAGCTCGGACGATGAGGGAAACCAGACGAACGGCTCTGGCGCAGAGGAGAGCAGCAACAACGGTGGGGGCAATGGCAAGCAGTATCGCGACCTGGAGACATTCCAAAAGGCACAGCTGCGTCAGAAG TCCTCTTATCCACAGCTGAAGCGCGGCAAGATCGAGCCGAATGGCAGTGCCAGCTGTGCCAATCCGGCACCGGTGCGTCGGGAATTCGTGATGCACAACAAGGCCCCCATGTGGAACGAGATGAGTCAGGTGTATCAGCTGGATTTCGGTGGCCGCGTTACCCAGGAGTCGGCCAAGAACTTCCAAATTGAGTTCCGTGGCAAGCAG GTCATGCAATTTGGTCGTATCGATGGGAATGCCTACACATTAGACTTCCAGTATCCCTTTTCCGCCCTACAAGCCTTTGCCGTGGCTCTGGCAAATGTAACACAGCGACTAAAGTAA
- the LOC108156756 gene encoding tubby-related protein 4 isoform X3 — protein sequence MHLHFERNINTKCDCTILSLSWMGKVPDDIPEDEGWKLNRTNYYQEGWLATGNVRGIVGVTFTTSHCRKNMDYPLRTNYNLRGHRSDVILVKWNEPYQKLASCDSSGIIFVWIKYEGRWSIELINDRNTPVTHFSWSHDGRMALICYQDGFVLVGSVAGQRYWSSMLNLESTITCGIWTPDDQQVYFGTTQGQVIVMDVHGAMVSQVQLSNDVPITSMAWSCEKFKMEEGEEAEPGVTNAAKRSFVLAVSFQNGYIYLLKSFDDVSPAHINTCLNGALGMVMEWSNSRELLAVAGTLRTGMDGHGLKPSEDPTTPASYTNLVKFYTETGACLYQAHIPCNSAPVSAITWGHNDKRLFIATGTQVHIAWVSRRVASLQLLCRLEIQASVGSETLLPLLPLPSRIKSLIGNLFAQTIRCCVPDLKSLRDFVSRPPLCSTRLHCTMIRHDDDSNLSSGTCYTLYLEYLGGLVPLLKGKRTSKIRPEFVIFDPQVNDASLYFQYSAEAKSSSGSSQSTTTGNSGRTDSSDSDFEERSSRFGSPRTPRKKRVRPKRRNQAGERVGTAGGGGAAAGGNDPDSLDELAYVDTLPEQEVKLVEVTSNIWGTKFKIHGLAKTVPANLGQVTYKTSLLHLQPRQMTLVITELRDDFPPGPDPSFNPNIFSEDEDEQQQQHQQHHHEAVPQVNVTTPQDVATALKPPMMPQRRLLEGASAPLIAPMSPRPNRILARHKNSLTVNGGGGGERGSNAGLSPLARAESYDDDSSNDSQEAGAAAAAAACQSTTVLLHQAPSSNGSGPSSSSNGSGNGSGSGKNLTRPKTISSFKNSYSRSSSNSSCQSRHAISPLYCDGAVPTLQSPKNAVAPSDIIFERPAVPGAGQTTLMSYSSNADYANNVVQVKNALMSEPVRSANSHVNPVPLNLNLNLERMDARQVKCMAPHASASTSTSKRRDMLYIDEETQSPTPTTSSSSMKRTPTVVSIAPAMPDSITRSCSVGYLDSVAITPSDEALSALRKEAPNKRLVLVDKRRNRRKRQQQEDARRHKLQQTGKSKSLDSCDLLSLQTKLSSKEHELVVKKLQEISDSSACSSAANTLCFKCRNNMNPSSACKRCQPTSNAVLDEITAVVSVEAPAKEAPPATQPLTATQPKPATKKRFDVITSFTDSPLFTRKHRFGYGRSKDGAGTENSTPVLGRKQDNTFSFVKQLSEVRWRRKEPPPQGQVNGSSNASTLERQQQLETTGAAACGAVEATPVEAKASVSLHTQALTTLENIISRLRDLDEGRLTPPSTPQRLPRSSPASPAASKKNKRQQSNSPIRHILNSPLLNRRQRKKPSIIESSDDEGNQTNGSGAEESSNNGGGNGKQYRDLETFQKAQLRQKLKRGKIEPNGSASCANPAPVRREFVMHNKAPMWNEMSQVYQLDFGGRVTQESAKNFQIEFRGKQVMQFGRIDGNAYTLDFQYPFSALQAFAVALANVTQRLK from the exons GATGAGGGCTGGAAGCTAAATCGCACCAACTACTACCAGGAGGGATGGCTGGCCACGGGCAATGTGCGCGGCATTGTGGGCGTCACCTTTACCACCTCCCATTGCCGCAAGAACATGGACTATCCGCTTCGGACCAACTACAATCTGCGCGGCCATCGATCGGAT GTCATCCTGGTCAAATGGAACGAGCCGTACCAGAAGCTGGCCTCCTGCGACAGCTCGGGCATCATCTTTGTGTGGATAAAGTACGAGGGCCGATGGTCCATTGAGCTGATCAACGATCGGAACACGCCAGTGACACATTTCTCCTGGTCGCACGACGGACGGATGGCCCTCATCTGCTACCAGGATGGCTTCGTTCTGGTGGGCTCTGTGGCGGGACAGCGCTATTGGTCCTCCATGCTGAACCTGGAGTCGACCATCACCTGCGGCATTTGGACGCCCGACGATCAGCAGGTGTATTTCGGCACCACCCAGGGCCAGGTGATCGTCATGGATGTCCATGGGGCGATGGTGTCGCAGGTGCAGCTCTCCAACGATGTGCCCATCACCTCGATGGCCTGGTCCTGCGAGAAGTTCAAAATGGAGGAGGGCGAAGAAGCAGAACCCGGCGTGACTAATGCGG CCAAACGCTCGTTTGTGCTGGCTGTTAGCTTCCAGAATGGATATATCTATCTGTTGAAGTCATTCGACGACGTCTCACCCGCACATATCAACACTTGCCTCAACGGCGCCCTCGGCATGGTCATGGAGTGGAGCAATTCCCGCGAACTGCTCGCCGTGGCTGGGACCCTGCGCACCGGGATGGATGGCCATGGCCTGAAGCCATCGGAGGACCCGACCACGCCCGCCAGCTACACGAATCTGGTCAAGTTCTACACGGAGACGGGGGCGTGTCTGTATCAGGCGCATATACCCTGCAACAGTGCCCCGGTGTCGGCCATTACGTGGGGCCACAACGACAAGCGTCTGTTTATTGCCACGGGAACGCAGGTGCACATTGCCTGGGTGTCGCGGCGGGTGGCCTCGCTGCAGTTGCTCTGCCGCCTGGAGATTCAGGCCAGCGTGGGCTCCGAGacgctgctgccactgctgccgtTGCCTTCTAGGATTAAGTCTCTAATTGGCAATCTGTTTGCTCAAACGATACGA TGCTGTGTACCTGATCTGAAGTCGCTGCGCGATTTTGTATCGCGACCACCGCTCTGCTCCACGCGACTCCACTGCACCATGATCCGGCACGACGATGACTCCAATCTGAGCTCGGGCACCTGCTACACGCTCTACCTGGAGTATCTGGGGGGTCTGGTGCCGCTGCTCAAGGGCAAGCGCACCTCAAAGATACGCCCGGAGTTTGTCATATTCGATCCACAAGTGAATG ATGCTTCTTTGTACTTTCAATACTCCGCGGAGGCCAAGAGCTCGTCGGGCTCCAGTCAGTCCACCACAACGGGCAACAGCGGACGCACCGACTCCTCGGACAGTGACTTCGAGGAGCGATCATCGCGCTTTGGTTCGCCCAGGACGCCGCGCAAGAAGCGAGTGCGGCCCAAGCGTCGCAACCAAGCGGGCGAGCGTGTGGGCAcagcaggaggaggcggagcagcagcaggaggcaaTGATCCGGACAGCCTGGACGAGCTGGCCTACGTGGACACACTGCCGGAG CAGGAAGTCAAGCTGGTGGAGGTGACCTCCAACATTTGGGGAACGAAATTCAAGATCCATGGACTTGCCAAAACCGTCCCAGCCAATTTAGGCCAAGTAACATATAAGACGTCCCTTCTGCATTTGCAGCCGCGTCAGATGACGCTGGTGATCACCGAGCTACGCGACGATTTTCCACCTGGTCCCGATCCCAGCTTCAATCCCAACATCTTCTCCGAGGACGAagacgagcagcagcagcagcaccagcagcaccaccacgaGGCAGTGCCGCAGGTGAATGTGACCACGCCCCAAGATGTGGCGACCGCCCTAAAGCCGCCGATGATGCCACAGCGACGCCTGCTGGAGGGTGCGTCTGCCCCACTGATTGCACCCATGTCGCCACGCCCCAATCGAATACTGGCGCGGCACAAGAACTCGCTGACGGTGAACGGCGGAGGAGGCGGGGAACGAGGCTCAAACGCGGGACTCAGTCCGTTGGCGCGGGCCGAGAGCTACGATGATGATTCATCCAATGACTCGCAGGAAGCAggagccgctgctgctgccgccgcctgCCAGTCCACCACCGTGCTGCTGCATCAGGCACCCTCCTCCAATGGCTCGgggcccagcagcagcagcaacggcagcggcaacggcagcggcagcggcaagaATCTAACACGTCCAAAGACCATAAGCAGCTTCAAGAACAGCTACAGCCGCTCCAGCTCCAATTCCAGCTGCCAGTCGCGGCACGCCATCTCGCCGCTCTACTGCGACGGGGCTGTGCCCACGCTCCAGTCGCCCAAGAACGCGGTGGCACCCTCGGACATTATTTTCGAGAGGCCTGCAGTGCCGGGCGCCGGGCAGACCACCCTGATGTCCTACTCGAGCAATGCGGACTATGCCAACAATGTGGTTCAGGTGAAGAATGCTCTGATGTCGGAACCCGTGCGCTCAGCCAATAGCCACGTGAACCCCGTGCCCCTcaatctgaatctgaatctggaGCGCATGGATGCGAGGCAGGTCAAGTGCATGGCGCCGCATGCatccgcatccacatccacatcgaAGCGACGTGATATGCTATACATCGACGAGGAGACCCAGTCCCCGACACCCAccacgagcagcagcagcatgaaGCGGACGCCCACGGTGGTTTCCATAGCGCCCGCAATGCCCGACTCCATTACGCGCAGCTGCAGCGTTGGCTACCTGGACTCCGTGGCCATCACGCCCTCCGACGAGGCACTGTCCGCCCTGCGCAAGGAGGCGCCCAACAAGCGTCTGGTGCTGGTGGACAAGCGACGCAACCGCCggaagcggcagcagcaggaagatGCGCGACGGCACAAACTGCAGCAGACGGGCAAGTCCAAGAGCTTGGACTCGTGCGATCTGCTGTCGCTGCAAACGAAACTGTCCAGCAAGGAGCACGAGCTGGTGGTGAAGAAACTCCAGGAGATCtccgacagcagtgcctgcaGCAGTGCAGCCAACACGCTCTGCTTCAAGTGCCGCAACAACATGAACCCCAGCAGCGCCTGCAAGCGGTGCCAGCCCACGTCCAACGCTGTGCTCGACGAGATCACGGCTGTGGTCAGCGTGGAGGCACCCGCGAAAGAGGCACCGCCTGCCACACAGCCACTCACAGCCACACAGCCAAAGCCCGCGACCAAGAAACGCTTCGATGTCATCACCAGCTTCACGGACTCTCCGCTCTTCACGCGAAAGCATCGCTTCGGCTACGGGCGCAGCAAAGATGGTGCCGGGACAGAAAACTCCACCCCAGTGTTGGGACGAAAGCAGGATAACACTTTCAGCTTTGTCAAGCAGCTGTCCGAGGTGCGCTGGCGTCGCAAGGAGCCACCGCCACAGGGGCAGGTGAATGGATCCAGCAATGCCAGCACCTTggagaggcagcagcagctagaAACAACTGGAGCCGCCGCCTGCGGTGCCGTAGAGGCCACGCCCGTGGAAGCCAAGGCATCTGTGTCGCTGCACACCCAG GCTCTTACAACTTTGGAGAACATAATCAGCCGCCTGCGGGATCTGGACGAGGGTCGTTTGACGCCACCCTCGACGCCACAGCGTCTGCCACGCAGCTCTCCGGCCTCGCCGGCGGCCAGCAAGAAGAACAAGCGCCAGCAGAGCAATTCCCCCATACGCCACATTCTCAACTCTCCGCTGCTCAATCGCAGGCAGCGCAAGAAGCCGAGCATCATCGAGAGCTCGGACGATGAGGGAAACCAGACGAACGGCTCTGGCGCAGAGGAGAGCAGCAACAACGGTGGGGGCAATGGCAAGCAGTATCGCGACCTGGAGACATTCCAAAAGGCACAGCTGCGTCAGAAG CTGAAGCGCGGCAAGATCGAGCCGAATGGCAGTGCCAGCTGTGCCAATCCGGCACCGGTGCGTCGGGAATTCGTGATGCACAACAAGGCCCCCATGTGGAACGAGATGAGTCAGGTGTATCAGCTGGATTTCGGTGGCCGCGTTACCCAGGAGTCGGCCAAGAACTTCCAAATTGAGTTCCGTGGCAAGCAG GTCATGCAATTTGGTCGTATCGATGGGAATGCCTACACATTAGACTTCCAGTATCCCTTTTCCGCCCTACAAGCCTTTGCCGTGGCTCTGGCAAATGTAACACAGCGACTAAAGTAA